From the genome of Nitrosomonas sp. Is79A3:
TGATAATCCGAATCAATCAAACCCACCAGATTTCCCAATACAATCCCATGCTTGTGACCTAAACCAGAACGTGGCAATACCAATGCGGCCAACCCCGTATCGGCTAGATGCAATGCGATTCCTGTTGGAATCAGGCTGGTTTCTCCCGGATTGATCGTGACAGGTTGCTCAATACAAGCGCGCAAATCCAGACCGGCTGAACCCGGTGTGGCATAGGCAGGAAGCTGTTCATTTAAACGTTCATCAAGAATTTTAATATCAATTTTTTTCATACGCTTCAGTATTAGTATTTTTCATTTATTGCTGGTAAAGCGAATTGATATGTTTTATCAAATGCCGCGCCTGTTCCATTTTTGATGCTTTCGGAAGTACATGCTTACCGGCACCGTCCAGCAAAATCAATTCACTCTCGTCAGAACCGATGGCATCTTGAGCTAAATTGGCAACCAATAAGGGCAAGTTTTTTTTGCGCCGCTTCAATTCTGCATTTTTCTCAAGATCTTCTGTTTCTGCTGCAAAACCAACGCAGAAAGGCGGTTCGGGTAAACTGGAAACCATCATCAGAATATCCGGATTGGGAATCAGTTCTATTGACAGCTTTTTATCAGACTTTTTTATCTTCTGCTGACAGACTCTTGCCACACGGTAGTCAGCGACAGCGGCAACACTGATAAAAATATCGATCTGCGATATTTCTGCCTGTACAGCATGTAACATATCCTCTGCACTCACCACTTGAATAAGTTTATCTACTATTGGCGGCACCAAACAAGTTGGACCAGAAACAAGGGTAACCGTTGCACCCGCGTCTACTGCAGCCCGGGCAACAGCATACCCCA
Proteins encoded in this window:
- the dut gene encoding dUTP diphosphatase, translating into MKKIDIKILDERLNEQLPAYATPGSAGLDLRACIEQPVTINPGETSLIPTGIALHLADTGLAALVLPRSGLGHKHGIVLGNLVGLIDSDYQGQIFVSCWNRGQTSFHLNPLERIAQLVVVPVVQVEFNMVDSFDQSHRGEDGFGSTGKH